A genomic window from Pseudocitrobacter corydidari includes:
- a CDS encoding ABC transporter permease encodes MSMLYPSTGTAVSRPRTAAKTAALWSKRSLNFFARYGLLMLFFAGWQVASSVGWLNPAVIPPLDKVVLALWNGVHSGALLGDISISLQRAGLAFFSAVIIGIPLGLFMGQIRPIERALDPILQLFRQTSALALYPVFILLFGLGETSKVFVIFWAALFPVLLSTISGVKQVDGKLLEMARTFGAGELTLFRRVIVPASIPGIFVGLRLSATTALLLLIAAEMIGANRGIGFQVMNAQYNFQIPLMFAAIFLLALAGLLANSILVFLQRRLCRWNPRDQ; translated from the coding sequence ATGAGCATGTTATATCCCTCCACCGGAACCGCCGTTTCCCGCCCACGTACGGCGGCGAAAACCGCGGCGCTCTGGTCAAAGCGCAGCCTGAATTTCTTCGCCCGTTACGGCCTGTTGATGCTGTTCTTCGCGGGCTGGCAGGTCGCCAGCAGCGTCGGCTGGCTGAACCCGGCGGTGATCCCACCGCTCGATAAAGTGGTGCTGGCATTGTGGAACGGCGTCCATTCCGGCGCGCTGCTGGGCGATATCTCCATCAGCCTGCAACGCGCCGGGCTGGCGTTTTTCTCGGCGGTGATTATCGGTATTCCGCTGGGCCTGTTTATGGGGCAAATCCGCCCGATTGAACGCGCGCTGGATCCAATTCTGCAACTGTTCCGTCAGACCTCCGCGCTGGCGCTCTACCCGGTCTTTATTTTGCTGTTCGGCCTTGGCGAAACCTCAAAAGTGTTCGTCATCTTCTGGGCCGCCCTCTTCCCGGTGCTGTTATCGACCATCAGCGGCGTGAAGCAGGTCGACGGCAAGCTGCTGGAGATGGCACGCACTTTCGGCGCAGGCGAACTGACGCTGTTCCGTCGGGTGATTGTTCCGGCGTCGATTCCGGGTATTTTCGTCGGCCTGCGTTTATCCGCCACCACCGCCCTGCTGCTGCTGATTGCCGCCGAGATGATTGGCGCAAATCGCGGAATTGGCTTCCAGGTGATGAACGCCCAGTACAATTTCCAGATCCCGCTGATGTTTGCCGCCATCTTCCTGCTGGCGCTGGCCGGGCTGCTCGCCAACTCAATTCTGGTATTCCTGCAACGCCGCCTGTGTCGCTGGAATCCGCGTGACCAGTAA
- a CDS encoding ABC transporter substrate-binding protein: protein MKKILPLFWATTLMLFGASSATQAQDEVTMRYMTSHGGIAAHELADALGYFKGTGITFKSAGYASGGPESLFALASGSIDIGSAATPAVINSIAGGNQFVAAYPTNGIDNTTKSIFYVREDSPIKSVKDLAGKSIAINTLGAHLDYTVREALHKAGLPEKAARLVAVPGPQLEQTLRSGQVDVAAFGYWQTTFEGVARSHGGLRPILNDTEVLGPIAGGFTVLRADFVKAHPQAARDFVLQSARALDFARENPEKTREILAQKLKERGENPELAKYFTGYGVRKGGLAEDHDVQFWLDVLQRGGVLQKDQLKTSDILLKV, encoded by the coding sequence ATGAAAAAAATTCTTCCGTTATTTTGGGCGACCACGCTGATGCTTTTTGGCGCCTCCTCCGCAACACAGGCGCAGGATGAAGTCACGATGCGCTATATGACCAGCCACGGCGGCATTGCAGCCCATGAACTGGCGGATGCATTAGGGTATTTCAAGGGTACGGGCATCACCTTTAAAAGCGCCGGTTACGCCAGCGGCGGGCCAGAGTCGCTGTTCGCGCTGGCTTCAGGCAGCATTGATATCGGTTCAGCGGCAACGCCCGCTGTGATCAACTCCATCGCCGGGGGCAACCAGTTTGTCGCGGCGTATCCGACAAACGGCATCGATAACACCACCAAATCGATTTTCTACGTGCGAGAAGACAGCCCGATTAAATCAGTGAAAGATTTAGCGGGGAAAAGTATCGCTATCAATACGTTAGGCGCACATCTTGATTACACCGTACGGGAAGCGTTGCATAAAGCCGGGCTGCCGGAAAAAGCCGCGCGCCTGGTGGCCGTGCCTGGCCCGCAGCTTGAGCAAACCCTGCGATCCGGCCAGGTGGATGTTGCCGCGTTTGGCTACTGGCAGACCACCTTTGAAGGCGTGGCCCGCAGCCACGGCGGCCTGCGCCCGATTCTGAATGACACGGAGGTGCTTGGCCCTATCGCCGGCGGGTTTACCGTCCTGCGCGCGGATTTCGTAAAAGCGCACCCGCAGGCAGCGCGTGACTTTGTGCTGCAATCGGCGCGCGCGCTCGATTTCGCCCGTGAAAACCCAGAAAAAACGCGCGAAATTCTGGCGCAGAAGCTGAAAGAACGCGGCGAAAATCCGGAGCTGGCGAAATATTTCACCGGCTACGGCGTGCGTAAAGGCGGGCTGGCGGAAGATCACGATGTGCAGTTCTGGCTGGATGTTCTGCAACGCGGTGGCGTGCTGCAAAAAGATCAGCTGAAAACCAGCGATATCCTGTTAAAAGTCTGA